From the Oryctolagus cuniculus chromosome 17, mOryCun1.1, whole genome shotgun sequence genome, the window tggctggaagatttattcacgttcattctttctctctctctccctccctctccctctccctccactcattctctctctctcctgcacccaaccatcactctgcctttcaaataaataaaactttttaaaaaaaatcttagccactcaaaaaaataaatgttccctggtgattatattcagtattggtcttagaaggataaattgaggtgcatgctgtaaaacaactgatttgaatgcctcaaaaatcccaatgccatgaaacactgcaaaaaaggaacagttctaaactgaagaaaattaaagagccatgaaaataaaatgcaatgcctgatttaaaagtagccaagacatgtttgggacaactgagagcacctgcatgtggaccacaatagacggtgatgttaatgttaaagctgactgggtgataatagtgttgtggatatgcaggagaatgcctttgttcttaggagacgcagacttcaggtttagcaagaaaaggtcatcatatctacagctcattctcaaatggtttgtccaagaagtgcatagagacacacacgtggaaagtgaatgtggcaaaatgttagcaacagttgaatctaagtgagagaacatgtaaactcatgacaccaatctttcggatatttttgtaggcttgaaaattttcaaaatacgaagttaggggtagaaaggacttaacgaaaatttcctgttagaattgaagtctagtaaaacactagcttagcattctgagtgcattctttctttttttttgttttgttttgtttttaacttttatttaatgaatataaatttccaaagtacgatttatggattacaatggcttcccccccataccgtccctcccacccacaaccctcccctttcccactccctctccccttccattcacatcaagattcattttcgaatatcttaatatacagaagatcagcttagtatacattaagtaaggatttcagcagtttgctcccacacagaaacataaagtgaaaaataatagatgatttttttaaatgatgatgaaatcagatcagacctattgtcatgtttaatcccagtgagagtcaagttgggagttgataatttcttttttttttcctttctatatgaagctttccctggacccaaagaagtaacattagtcatctgtaacaactcaaccattggttattctattggttagaaagagcctggcccactacgtgtaacctaccatagtttatctattcacctatttgtgaacacttaggttgttccaatttgggggtattagaaatgaagctgtttgcacttaccccccccccccccgtaggaactctgtccttaatgagctgtactatgagaattaactgcaaaacttgttctcaaacagtactttttatgttgtggggtggggggttggtgcaaagtgttgaaatctttacttagtatagagttgctcttttgtatataaagtcaatcaaaagtgaatcttaatgaagaatgggatgggagagggagtaggaggtaggacgggagtgggggtgggagggcaggtatggaggaaaaaacactatattcctaaagttgtacctatgaaattggcattcattacataaaagctttaaaaaataaaacaaataaaaattaaactgtttacgatggcaggcatttggtgcagccgttaagccactacctgggatactccaatcccacatcagaatgcctggatccaagtcccggctctgctccaccctagcttcctgctaacatgtaccctggaaggcagtgggtgatgccccaaggacttgagttcttgctcctcacatggaaaaccaaactagtttctgagctcctggctttggcctggcccagccctgcatgtcgcagacatttggggagtaaactacctaatgaaaacatgtggtcggcaccgtggctcaataggctaatcttccgccttgcggcgctggcacactgggttctagtcccggtcagggcgccggattctgtcccggttgcccctcttccaggccagctctctggtatggcccgggagtgcagtggaggatggcccaagtccttgggccctgcacccgcatgggagaccaggaaaagcacctggcttctggctttggatcagcgcgatgcgccggccacggcggccattggagggtgaaccaatggcaaaaggaagacctttctctctgtttctgtctctcactgtccactctgcctgtcaaaaagaaaaaaaaaaagaaaagatgtgtttgtgtgtgtttctctctcttccttccacagaaactttcgaaatgatacatttgaaaaaaaaatataatgaaaatagactgacagtttcttaaaaacacacacctaccataagttgcagtctttccatttctgggtatttagggaagcaccacctgacacatcccagggcacttcctggcaggaaacagggatcagaaatggagccaggcattccagaagtggatgtgcttgtcccaagcagcatcttcatggctgggctaaacacctgccttgtcaaattactttcactcacccatcagtgagcgagtgttcctttttctccacatcttttccaacaattactgcagtcagtcatttttctgggaccagagtagtttctaatagtgaacacttccaacagggatggagaagagtactccagaggttgggggaagtcctcctgtgcactcccaacccacaatgagacttgtgaactggaaggagacacccctgagtcaaacgacagatccatggtgcccaatgctcaccctgttgactttattttggatacaccacacccacttccatgcctatgcctccttgggccacctctccctccttcctttattctcatattcaagaccaacaattggccaccaggctccTACCCAAATGTCCTGGCCACATACCTCAAGAActcctttgctggcaccttggctcacctgtttgacccacccaaggaacccctttacaggtaacttaattctctgtctctattcataggatcttacccagccatatggcctgctgcctctgccaatttaaacatactatcgaggttgtctgcaacaccgtcaagcttcactgtgacaatgaatgcctgccaaatacgacacattgccgtgagtcagaacttcctgaggatctttttttaatttttatttgttttaaatttcttattttaaaattttagggtcaagtttaaagtaacaatgtaattaattgctgaatttttattcattcattcagatttaaactccctaaattgctacactgctcccttgctgaaagtcaggttcgcaatcaccgctatgtaatttaataacatagttaccgctatgtaatttacatatgcacaaaggatcatggaaaagaggtggaaggggaaggaagcaatgttgggaaccacacacgtggtgttctgtgctcttgggtgctttgcttttcaatgataactcatttgcacacagtctataaactggttttctatgtgttgggcctcaagggccctctgtcttatagaacaggtctacactgctcaccgcggttgtttgtttttgcacttgtataaaagagtacaagtgatgctgttttatttggagccggggagtttctggttccataaccagaaatggctgcctgactcctctgatggagtcggaaggctcctccatgcacttgtagactgtccaactctgaacctgctctgagtctcacgcttttctatccacagaacactcgggtacttttaagtatccttctgtagatgagggttattaccactgatgtcgtgacttccaaaatgtgaccgctttcttccttagacagcttgaattcggatctcagtcagggatctgaggcattagcacagtgataactgtatacccatctacacagtgttgctcaccttccagaccagttATATTATtctaccaattatattattcccttcatctcaagaggtgagaaggacaagcattgttaatctccctttacaagggtgggaaagaacacattgaggtgaggagcaaggccccttggcttgaccacctctgccctcactccccttacatgcctatattttgccatggacacctgtgatggcagcaagaacatagggccacagggagggaggaagggagggaggaagccttgggctccctcagcatgaggcaggactgtggaatgatgtggctgagaagcaggggcagagccacagaaggggcagctgggtggggccatttgtcctccagccttattctaagcctggagtggttggtcattggaaaccaatgaaataatactgatcatagttactgctttttaacactgcgaactcttctgaatgccactctcaaaaatatctttttctcctttgttgttgccatttcataggtttgagtgtggttttacttttctctctaaagtctcaatggtaccccaaatattggatttgactcctaatttaattgatgagagtgtagggctgtggactgacataaagctgtcccatcagtcttccgtaccaaaaagcagtctcttctttttttgacagttgaagaagcatctatagggaacccaaagggggaattcatgaagatattgcaagcccggaagaacaacaccagcaagcagctgactattgagccagAGAACTcagtatcagagagaaacagtgtggacttcccaggccgcatgagtgaacagcgggacCTCAACGATGAAAGTGATGTTATTAGTGCACTGAATTAtatattgccttatttctcagaggaaaatctacaaaatgtagaatcaacattattaccattcattacactgcttttttcaaatgtgcaagatagagataagtccctgagctacgtgaaaacccacataagaaggccctctcatccttacagaaataagttgagaaagctctattttctggagaatttgttacatgaagtaattcaagaaaaaaatcgataaggttaagaaggaagaaaaggccatgcttatgcagcctatcctgttaggtcatcaatttaaccctcaaatcctccaaaagaaatcagaaactgccccgtcacaggagaacagcctggcaaccatgccaagtgtggggtacaggctgcagagagtgaaaaaagtcatcaaggggccaaagggcttacgggaaaggcacctccaggagatgaggaagagcctcgggaggagacggggcacctggccctttgcggagagcattgggggaagaaggcttgggagagcaggctccagggagctgaaggagcttcaagtggctcagaggcccaggcaggtggccggaaactccttgcacacggagcccttgctcacaaaggaacgtgaggctgcagccccctctttcctgaagaaacacatcctgggcaggccttctacctcccctgcaaaatctctgagatcaacaacaaaggaaaagacttaacctacaccatttttgtcttagaagatgccaatgctagagctaaaaataaggcggcagggaaaccaatctCGCATTCCAGACAAAATTACCGCTTTCACAAAACtcgctctcacctggtcctccgaacccccaaggccaaactgagtcggaagttcagaaggaaaaattccctcaacaggcagatggctgggaagaggcctccgttccctgcactgcggagtctcataaactccccctccggagaggctttctcatcccctggaggcctgcattctcaggggagtcctcctctgagagaaccttctatagaagacactagggaggaaaaccattccAGAGGGCGTGtttttgaagaaaacattttgccagaaaacaccactgcacatgaagaaacgctccctggtgacaaaatgcacacagatccttcagctacagattctgctgggaccgagttcaacctaatgccgactgtggaccaaaccaaggaaacacagtgggaataccccagcgagggcactgaagcccccaccaTGCCCGTAGGCTTCACCTACCCTgtgatgctgtcccagggagaacagtttgaaattcagctgaatcagcagctacagtccctcatccccaacacggacatgaaaaagctcatttctcacgtcatccgcactctgaaaatggactgctctgaggcccaggtgcaactgccctgtgccaagctcatctccagaacaggcatcctgatgaagctcctcagtgagcagcaggaagaaaagatagccaaggaagaatgggacacagagcagtggaggactgagacctatatcaatgagagtacagaagccccgagtggacagaaagagcaggagtcgagtaaggtgaggacaggagatctgcactttcccatcacttaggagaccccaagcgggaagaccaggggctcccagtccagatctTGTCTCGGTAATGTAACTTTTGCCAAGACGGTGACACTTTGTTAGGAGGCAGACCTAACACACTGTAGAGAAAATGAGTAATACCAAGATTATATGTAATACAGCAGATTTTGTATGGTCTTTTAAGATCTTTTACGCCACTCACCTGAAGAACGGGGTTCTGAATATTTAGCATCCATATTTTCCAGCTCtttattctgtctttttaaacTGTGCTCTTTCTTAGCTCGCAAAAGGAGCTCAAGAACACGGCTATCACAACAAGCTCATCGTGGCAATATCTGTGACGGCAGTGGTCACAATGCTGGTTATCATCTTCTGTCTCATTGAGGTAGGGACGACTCATTCAGGTTGCCAGAGTGCATCCTTCCTTTGTAATAGATTCGGAATCCACAGACTGTACATCAATGCCACTTTCCACGTACCATGAGCTGACCTTCCTCTTTAGTCACCAAGACCGAGATGCGCTTTACTCTTTCCCTTGAAAAGCACATTCCACAGATTTTTAAAGGAACCCCACTCGTGGGAAATCTCTGTGCAACTGGAACCGAGATAACAAGGGACTGGACATTTGGAGAGGTTAAGTGTAAGAAGGCCAGAGTAAAGTGGCAGAAGTTCTCCAAAATTGTGTCAGGGATTTGATGTACTCTCTTCTACCACTGATTTCTTTCCTCATTGCTGAAACAATGAGATTATATGCTCTCCACCCTCGAGGAACTGTCTCTGCCCTTGGGAGAAAGGATGCAGCCAAAAGACAAAAGTATTGTCTTACAGAGTCATTAGATCTACGTAGCATCCCACTGCTCCAATGTCTAAGACTTTGTCTAAATGAGTTCAGCTGATGCACTGCAGCTGATTCCTGCATCAAGCTGCTCTAAGATGTGTTCCCTCCCTGGAGCttgcctgcaccctcccacacagcccagtgttttcacagtcccaccacacaaggctcccacagccacaagcacccagccccctgtcaattctcccagagTCTGGCATCTCCTCTAGGTTGGTTTCTGGGTTCACGGTCACTAGCTGGAGCAGCTGTTACGTatctccaaaatggtgcctgccctctcttggctagttacagcaTGCCAGTGCCTGAGGTCGGGCAGAGAGAAACGTGAactcccccacttttttttgctctaggttggcaggtacatcatcccccacagagctccaagccagaCCCATGCCAGGcttttcccacagctttattgccagtggcttgagctgTTGCAGTATGGTCTTGCCTcattccaaagctggtgctgaggctctcagctgctggggtctcaAACTGTGcaagtccacaccctccacataggtccacagcgTCCAtccaatttgcatggagtttcctctaccattttctccctaaaccttccctgagattgcactccttccacttttttttaactatccacccctagactagagcagcaagctgccTCCCTATGCCACCATCTTGAAAAATccctgagatgtgatgattttaaatAGCCCTTGTGtgaactgttgaagaacagtgaatttttttcttcatactagttgttgaacattttacttagtgtagggttaatcttatgagtataatgttaactgaaaatagatcttcataaaaaataagaatggaaataggagaggggggaagaataagggatgggagtgtgggcaggagggagggtaaggtggaaagtatcactatgttcctgaatctgtatacatgaaatctgtctatcttcaatgaaagttttttaaaagacatgtctAGCCACAAGAAGTAAGTGATCACAGcatagagatgagaaagagaccaGCATGGGCAGTGCCCACCCTAACACTACACAGTTTCAGTGTAGGGCAGCTCCTGCTTCATAAATTTAGTAGTTTTTATCAtctattttttcctaaaagatgGCAGCTGGTCAGAGTTTGTAAAAAGTTTTCTTGGGGTTTGAGTTAAGTTGCCTTGAATTTGTAGATTAATTTGAGAACTGACATCTTTATGATACCCTAGAAACATGACATTTTATGGACTTCAGAAGAGCATCCTAATCACATAAATCTTACACAACTTTCgttgagtttattccaagatagttTATTCCTTTCTATTGCTATTAAAGAAGGGCTCTGTACTCCATTTTCCCTCTAGTCACTGGTGGTGCACAACAAACAGGAGATTCACTGTACTACTCTCCTGACTCAGCACCTAGTCACCTCCCCGGACCCACACGTTACGTCCAACAAAATGTCAGCTGATtatcttgggctttttttttagGTTGTCCACCATCTCCTATGCAAATGATGAcagttttgtctcttcctttgcaGTAATTATaccccatttatttttcttattgcacTAATTTCAGCCTTTTCAACAATGATGACTAGTAGCAGTCTAATAAGTATCCTACTCCTGTTCTTGCCTTTAAAACACCATTGTTTAGGTTTCTGGTCCATACTTTCAGCAGGTTAAGGGTGTTTCCtactactccacttttttttcttccagattttttaaattttgtttaaggactACAACTTCCATGTTCCCAAATTAGTATAGATTAAATGCATGACGCTGCACTCCCATTCCACTTTTAAGAGGACTCACTGATGACTGGCTGTCAATAGAATGTATTAAGTCCCAGAGGCATTCAAGACCAAGGACTGTGGAAGAGTGAGAACTATTAACAAGACAGAATTCCTGTCCTCAAAAAAGTTATCTTATTGGGCAGGCAAggcttttagagaaagaaagggaaggtaaATGATTTGGAGATAGAATCATTATGGTGAATAATGATTGCTTTTCCTTACAAAAAAGATTTACTCTcatagaggaagaggaagagaagacatagaaaaatcttCAACGTAAGTATCAGTCTGACAATTGTTAGAAAAATCTTCAACGTAAGTATCAGTCTGACAATTGTTACATTAGAATTTTAGAAGTAGAGGAGTACTGAGAACTCATCTATTTAAACCTGCTCATTTTAG encodes:
- the LOC138846287 gene encoding LOW QUALITY PROTEIN: leucine-rich repeat-containing protein 37A2-like (The sequence of the model RefSeq protein was modified relative to this genomic sequence to represent the inferred CDS: inserted 1 base in 1 codon) gives rise to the protein RQCFPFPRDLSCNKIEFIERRAFESLPFLQSINLGCNLLTELSFGTFQAWHGMQFLHNVNLNRNPLKNVEDSYLFKLPALKYLDLGTTQVPLTTVENILMMTLQLENLILPSHMACCLCQFKHTIEVVCNTVKLHCDNECLPNTTHCLEEASIGNPKGEFMKILQARKNNTSKQLTIEPENSVSERNSVDFPGRMSEQRDLNDESDVISALNYILPYFSEENLQNVESTLLPFITLLFSNNSLATMPSVGYRLQRVKKVIKGPKGLRERHLQEMRKSLGRRRGTWPFAESIGGRRLGRAGSRELKELQVAQRPRQVAGNSLHTEPLLTKEREAAAPSFLKKHILGRPSTSPAKSLXINNKGKDLTYTIFVLEDANARAKNKAAGKPISHSRQNYRFHKTRSHLVLRTPKAKLSRKFRRKNSLNRQMAGKRPPFPALRSLINSPSGEAFSSPGGLHSQGSPPLREPSIEDTREENHSRGRVFEENILPENTTAHEETLPGDKMHTDPSATDSAGTEFNLMPTVDQTKETQWEYPSEGTEAPTMPVGFTYPVMLSQGEQFEIQLNQQLQSLIPNTDMKKLISHVIRTLKMDCSEAQVQLPCAKLISRTGILMKLLSEQQEEKIAKEEWDTEQWRTETYINESTEAPSGQKEQESSKLAKGAQEHGYHNKLIVAISVTAVVTMLVIIFCLIEVGTTHSGCQSASFLCNRFGIHRLYINATFHVP